Proteins encoded together in one Microbacterium sp. zg-Y625 window:
- a CDS encoding DUF4032 domain-containing protein: MSSALSITASSVDPGLLTLPWSTPLAEWPSQHIVFLPKGISRHLVRFANLSNRVVAIKETTEQMARREYEMLGNLARLDVPCVSRVAVIAGRTDDDGTPLPAALVTAHLKFSLPYRALFTQVLRPDTASRLVDALAVLLVRLHNVGFFWGDVSLSNTLFRRDAGAFAAYLVDAETGELHESGLTRGQREHDLDVARTNIAGEIMDLEAGGRLEGGVDAVAIADGIVSSYHSLWGALTDRETFAANESWRITERVKRLNDLGFDIGEMSIESTSDGTRVSIQPKVVDAGHHQRRLLRLTGLDVEENQARRLLNDLDEFAARVSRLGSDEDMVAHEWLTRVFEPVVKAIPWDLRAKLEPAEVFHQVLEHRWYMSQARGRSVPLAETLTSYIENVLRHRRDEATVVGPQTETLSLALMQTETIPVTTEEEDAVDWRDLV, encoded by the coding sequence GTGTCTTCAGCCCTCAGCATCACCGCGAGTTCGGTCGACCCCGGCCTTCTGACACTCCCCTGGTCCACGCCTCTCGCGGAGTGGCCCTCGCAGCACATCGTGTTCCTCCCCAAGGGCATCTCGCGGCACCTGGTGCGCTTCGCCAACCTCTCCAACCGCGTGGTCGCCATCAAGGAGACCACCGAGCAGATGGCCCGGCGCGAGTACGAGATGCTCGGCAACCTGGCCCGTCTCGACGTGCCGTGCGTCAGCCGCGTCGCGGTGATCGCCGGCCGCACCGACGACGACGGAACCCCGCTGCCTGCGGCTCTCGTCACGGCGCACCTCAAGTTCTCCCTGCCCTACCGGGCCCTGTTCACCCAGGTGCTGCGCCCTGACACGGCATCCCGCCTCGTCGACGCTCTCGCGGTGCTGCTCGTGCGTCTGCACAACGTCGGGTTCTTCTGGGGCGACGTGTCGCTCTCGAACACGCTCTTCCGTCGCGACGCGGGCGCCTTCGCCGCCTACCTCGTCGACGCCGAGACCGGCGAGCTGCACGAGTCGGGCCTGACCCGCGGCCAGCGCGAGCACGACCTCGACGTGGCGCGCACCAACATCGCCGGCGAGATCATGGACCTCGAGGCCGGCGGCCGGCTCGAGGGCGGCGTGGATGCCGTCGCGATCGCCGACGGCATCGTTTCGTCCTACCACTCGCTGTGGGGCGCGCTGACGGACCGCGAGACCTTCGCCGCCAACGAGTCGTGGCGCATCACGGAGCGGGTCAAGCGCCTCAACGACCTCGGCTTCGACATCGGCGAGATGTCGATCGAGTCCACCTCCGACGGCACCCGCGTGTCGATTCAACCGAAGGTCGTGGATGCCGGGCACCATCAGCGGCGCCTGCTGCGGCTGACGGGGCTCGACGTGGAGGAGAACCAGGCGCGCCGGCTGCTCAACGACCTCGACGAGTTCGCTGCGCGCGTCTCACGCCTGGGGTCGGACGAGGACATGGTGGCCCACGAATGGCTCACGCGCGTCTTCGAGCCGGTGGTGAAGGCCATCCCCTGGGACCTGCGCGCGAAGCTGGAGCCCGCCGAGGTGTTCCACCAGGTGCTCGAGCACCGCTGGTACATGTCGCAGGCGCGCGGTCGCTCGGTGCCGCTGGCGGAGACCCTCACGAGCTACATCGAGAACGTGCTGCGCCACCGCCGCGACGAGGCGACGGTCGTCGGTCCGCAGACCGAGACCCTCTCGCTCGCGCTGATGCAGACCGAGACGATCCCCGTCACCACCGAAGAAGAAGACGCGGTCGACTGGCGCGACCTGGTGTGA
- a CDS encoding NAD(P)-dependent oxidoreductase has translation MTRIAVIGGTGFAGRNIVAEALERGHTVISVARTLPGDRIEGATYLVGTILDVPTLVGQLEGVEVVVVATSPRGDMEGKMRDAVAELVAALPEDVRVGVIGGAGGSLVAPDGPRLIDTDFPEEFKAEAFEAIGILEDLQATDAARDWFFVHPAGGFGAFNPGERTGSYRVGGDVLVTDDAGESYISGPDLAVAVLDEIESPKHHRQRFTVGY, from the coding sequence ATGACCCGCATTGCTGTCATCGGCGGCACCGGCTTCGCCGGCCGCAACATCGTCGCCGAGGCGCTCGAGCGCGGTCACACCGTGATCTCGGTCGCCCGCACGCTGCCCGGTGACCGCATCGAGGGGGCCACGTACCTCGTCGGGACGATCCTCGACGTCCCCACCCTCGTCGGCCAGCTCGAAGGCGTCGAGGTCGTCGTGGTGGCGACCTCGCCCCGCGGCGACATGGAGGGCAAGATGCGCGACGCGGTCGCCGAGCTGGTCGCCGCCCTCCCCGAGGATGTGCGCGTCGGGGTCATCGGCGGCGCCGGGGGCAGCCTCGTCGCACCGGACGGTCCGCGGCTCATCGACACCGACTTCCCCGAGGAGTTCAAGGCCGAGGCGTTCGAGGCCATCGGCATCCTCGAAGACCTTCAGGCGACGGATGCCGCGCGCGACTGGTTCTTCGTGCATCCGGCCGGCGGCTTCGGAGCCTTCAACCCGGGCGAGCGCACCGGCAGCTACCGCGTCGGCGGCGACGTGCTCGTCACCGACGACGCGGGCGAGTCGTACATCTCGGGTCCCGACCTCGCGGTCGCGGTGCTCGATGAGATCGAATCCCCGAAGCACCACCGACAGCGCTTCACCGTCGGGTACTGA
- the rlmB gene encoding 23S rRNA (guanosine(2251)-2'-O)-methyltransferase RlmB gives MAKPGRPGASKSGKKGPTKGTGGKNKRSLEGRGPTPKAEERAWHPAGKRKAAAERYAAAGGKGAPGQKPAPQRRAKKEDDTEIVTGRNSVLEALRAKIPATAFYIAQRVEMDDRVKEMLSIATHRGIPVMEVTRPELDRMAGFDGVHQGVAIKVPPYEYGHPQDLLEQIIDRDQVPLLVALDGVTDPRNLGAIIRSTAAFGGHGVILPQRRSASVNSAAWKTSAGAAARIPVVIAPNLTSTLKEFKKQGVFVLGLDGGGEVSLPELKLADRPVVIVVGSEGKGLSRLVTETCDQIVSIPISAATESLNAGIAASVALYQVSTMRSTQD, from the coding sequence ATGGCTAAGCCAGGGCGCCCCGGCGCAAGCAAGAGCGGCAAGAAGGGCCCTACCAAGGGCACCGGCGGAAAGAACAAGCGGTCCCTCGAGGGCCGCGGCCCGACCCCCAAGGCAGAAGAGCGCGCCTGGCACCCTGCGGGCAAGCGCAAGGCAGCAGCCGAGCGCTACGCCGCCGCAGGGGGCAAGGGCGCGCCCGGCCAGAAGCCCGCGCCGCAGCGCCGTGCGAAGAAGGAAGACGACACCGAGATCGTCACCGGTCGCAACTCGGTGCTCGAGGCGCTGCGCGCCAAGATCCCCGCGACGGCGTTCTACATCGCCCAGCGCGTGGAGATGGACGACCGCGTCAAGGAGATGCTGTCGATCGCGACCCACCGCGGCATCCCCGTGATGGAGGTCACTCGCCCGGAGCTGGACCGCATGGCCGGTTTCGACGGTGTGCACCAGGGCGTCGCGATCAAGGTGCCGCCGTACGAGTACGGGCACCCGCAGGACCTGCTGGAGCAGATCATCGACCGCGACCAGGTGCCGCTGCTCGTCGCCCTCGACGGCGTGACCGACCCCCGCAACCTCGGTGCGATCATCCGCTCCACCGCCGCGTTCGGCGGGCACGGTGTGATCCTTCCGCAGCGTCGCAGCGCGAGCGTCAACTCCGCCGCCTGGAAGACCAGCGCGGGAGCCGCCGCCCGCATCCCCGTCGTCATCGCGCCGAACCTCACCAGCACGCTCAAGGAGTTCAAGAAGCAGGGCGTGTTCGTGCTGGGCTTGGACGGCGGCGGCGAGGTGTCGCTTCCCGAACTGAAGCTCGCCGACCGGCCCGTGGTCATCGTGGTCGGGTCCGAGGGTAAGGGGCTGTCGCGCCTGGTCACCGAGACCTGCGACCAGATCGTCTCCATCCCGATCTCGGCGGCGACCGAGTCGCTGAACGCCGGCATTGCGGCATCCGTCGCGCTGTACCAGGTCTCGACGATGCGCTCGACGCAGGACTGA
- the cysS gene encoding cysteine--tRNA ligase — MSNGGTGVKLYDTKAQALRDFVPADPSNVTVYVCGPTVQSGPHIGHLRGALSFDILRRWLAHRFGRVTLVRNVTDIDDKVLANATENEPWWALAYRMELEFSRAYATIGILPPTYEPRATASIPQMLELIARLIDAGHAYPAAGGDVYFDVRSWPSYGELTRQSLDAMEPAADADPRGKRDPRDFALWKGAKPEEPADAVWESPWGRGRPGWHIECSAMSRRYLGPSFDIHGGGLDLRFPHHENELAQSTAAGNAFAGYWVHNGLVTVGDQKMSKSLGNFLLADDVLRQYEPLVVRYALAAAHYRSNLDITSASFDEAAAALDRIRTFQTRAARVLGAGSWLTVADLPDAFAAAMDDDLGVPQALAVVHEHVRAGNAALDADDRDAAARAAVQVGRMTGLLGLNPEDPQWRTGDGGVAASALDALVQTMITQRAQARIDKDWPAADRIRDAIAAAGITLEDTPDGTHWSLNG; from the coding sequence GTGAGCAATGGCGGTACGGGCGTGAAGCTCTATGACACGAAGGCGCAGGCACTGCGCGACTTCGTCCCCGCCGACCCCTCGAACGTCACCGTCTACGTCTGCGGACCCACCGTGCAATCCGGCCCGCACATCGGTCACCTGCGCGGCGCGCTGAGCTTCGACATCCTCCGCCGCTGGCTCGCCCACCGCTTCGGGCGGGTCACGTTGGTGCGCAACGTCACCGACATCGATGACAAGGTGCTCGCGAACGCGACCGAGAACGAGCCGTGGTGGGCGCTGGCGTACCGCATGGAGCTCGAGTTCTCCCGCGCGTACGCGACCATCGGCATCCTGCCCCCGACGTACGAGCCCCGGGCGACGGCATCCATCCCGCAGATGCTCGAGCTCATCGCCCGCCTCATCGACGCGGGCCACGCGTACCCCGCCGCCGGCGGCGACGTCTACTTCGACGTGCGCTCGTGGCCGTCGTACGGCGAGCTGACCCGCCAGTCGCTGGATGCCATGGAGCCGGCGGCCGACGCCGACCCCCGTGGCAAGCGCGACCCCCGCGACTTCGCGCTGTGGAAGGGCGCCAAGCCCGAGGAACCGGCGGATGCCGTATGGGAGTCGCCGTGGGGCCGTGGCCGCCCCGGTTGGCACATCGAGTGCTCCGCGATGTCGCGGCGCTACCTCGGTCCGTCGTTCGACATCCACGGCGGCGGCCTCGACCTGCGCTTCCCGCACCACGAGAACGAGTTGGCGCAGTCCACCGCCGCCGGCAACGCATTCGCGGGGTACTGGGTGCACAACGGCCTCGTGACCGTCGGCGACCAGAAGATGTCGAAGTCGCTCGGCAACTTCCTGCTGGCCGACGACGTGCTGCGCCAGTACGAGCCGCTCGTGGTGCGCTACGCGCTCGCCGCGGCGCACTACCGCTCGAACCTCGACATCACGTCGGCGTCGTTCGACGAGGCCGCCGCCGCGCTCGATCGCATCCGCACGTTCCAGACGCGCGCGGCCCGGGTGCTGGGTGCCGGCAGCTGGCTCACCGTGGCCGACCTGCCCGACGCCTTCGCCGCCGCGATGGACGACGACCTCGGGGTGCCGCAGGCACTGGCCGTCGTGCACGAGCACGTGCGGGCCGGAAACGCCGCCCTCGACGCCGACGACAGGGATGCCGCGGCGCGCGCCGCCGTGCAGGTGGGCCGGATGACCGGTCTGCTGGGGCTCAACCCCGAGGACCCGCAGTGGCGCACCGGCGACGGGGGAGTGGCGGCATCCGCGCTCGACGCGCTGGTGCAGACGATGATCACCCAGCGCGCTCAGGCGCGCATCGACAAGGACTGGCCTGCGGCCGACCGCATCAGAGATGCGATCGCGGCCGCAGGCATCACTCTGGAGGACACTCCGGACGGAACACATTGGAGTCTCAATGGCTAA
- a CDS encoding DMT family transporter, with translation MLPVLAVLAAAVLFGTTGTAQALGPDDSTPWAVGAVRLTIGGTALAALAFSLGARQRRRTAAGAAATSARPAPRPVLDRRALLLMAATGTCLALYQPLFFLGAERNGVAVSTVIALGSAPVIAGLVEWALTRRVPSGAWLGATALATTGVVLLGAGGAAAGGSDPAGLVASLAAGAAFAVQANVQRRLMDAGWDPFAVGGAMGLGGAAWGLAMLLFADLTWLASPDGLAMALWLGLATVGIAYTLFTWGLLRLTAATAATLTLAEPLTASLLGIGVLGERLSPPALLGLAVLVAGLVLLAWSSRAPRDPAPYAVEG, from the coding sequence ATGCTCCCCGTTCTCGCCGTCCTCGCCGCCGCCGTGCTCTTCGGCACGACCGGCACCGCGCAGGCGCTGGGTCCCGACGACAGCACCCCCTGGGCAGTCGGGGCAGTGCGCTTGACGATCGGCGGCACTGCGCTCGCGGCCCTCGCGTTCTCGCTGGGTGCGCGACAGCGACGCCGCACCGCGGCCGGCGCCGCGGCCACCTCCGCGCGCCCCGCCCCACGGCCGGTGCTCGACCGTCGCGCCCTGCTGCTGATGGCGGCCACCGGCACCTGCCTGGCGCTGTATCAGCCGCTGTTCTTCCTCGGCGCCGAGCGCAACGGCGTCGCCGTCAGCACCGTGATCGCGCTGGGATCAGCCCCGGTAATCGCGGGGCTCGTCGAGTGGGCATTGACCCGCCGTGTCCCCTCGGGGGCATGGCTGGGTGCGACGGCGCTCGCGACGACGGGAGTGGTGCTGCTGGGTGCGGGCGGCGCGGCCGCCGGCGGCAGCGACCCCGCGGGGCTTGTCGCCTCCCTCGCGGCGGGCGCCGCCTTCGCCGTACAGGCCAACGTGCAGCGGCGGCTGATGGATGCCGGCTGGGACCCGTTCGCCGTCGGCGGGGCGATGGGGCTCGGCGGCGCCGCGTGGGGCCTCGCCATGCTGCTGTTCGCCGACCTGACGTGGCTGGCCTCGCCCGACGGGCTCGCGATGGCGCTGTGGCTCGGGCTCGCGACGGTCGGCATCGCGTACACGCTGTTCACCTGGGGGCTGCTGCGGCTCACCGCCGCCACCGCCGCCACGCTCACCCTGGCCGAGCCGCTGACCGCGTCGCTGCTGGGCATCGGCGTGCTCGGCGAACGCCTGAGCCCACCGGCGCTGCTCGGGCTGGCCGTGCTGGTTGCGGGCCTGGTGCTGCTGGCCTGGAGCTCCCGCGCCCCGCGAGACCCCGCGCCATACGCCGTCGAAGGCTGA
- a CDS encoding GNAT family N-acetyltransferase yields the protein MTLQIRTDDLTGEATCALIAAHLDAMHAQTPTESVHALGVEQLRQRHITVWSAWEGDDLAGVGALQRRDATHGEIKSMRVASTHLRRGVARALLRHIVAEARVMGLLRLQLETGSGPDFAAARALYLGEGFTPCGPFGDYTDDPLSTYFVRELPR from the coding sequence GTGACCCTGCAGATACGCACCGACGACCTCACTGGTGAGGCTACCTGCGCCCTCATCGCGGCCCACCTCGACGCGATGCATGCGCAGACCCCCACCGAGAGCGTGCACGCACTGGGCGTCGAGCAGCTGCGGCAGCGGCACATCACCGTGTGGTCCGCCTGGGAGGGTGACGACCTCGCGGGCGTGGGCGCACTGCAGCGGCGGGATGCCACCCATGGCGAGATCAAGTCCATGCGGGTCGCCTCGACCCACCTGCGACGCGGCGTGGCCCGGGCGCTGCTGCGCCATATCGTGGCCGAGGCACGCGTCATGGGGCTCCTGCGCCTGCAGCTCGAGACGGGCTCGGGGCCCGACTTCGCCGCAGCACGGGCACTGTACCTCGGCGAGGGGTTCACCCCCTGCGGCCCATTCGGCGACTACACCGACGACCCGCTCTCGACCTACTTCGTGCGGGAGCTGCCGCGGTAG
- the ispD gene encoding 2-C-methyl-D-erythritol 4-phosphate cytidylyltransferase produces MDITPVPRVAVIVVAAGSGTRLGAADPKAFVGIDEHTILRHCLEGVFAATSAQVIVVAPPGREGDAQTDALEASGDRRDLVHVVTGGATRQASVAAGLHAVWPDVEVVLVHDAARALTPPAVFERVIVAVDAGAAGVIPVLPVIDTLKRVDGARIVAGVDRAELAAAQTPQGFRRDVLDAAYAAAEEEFTDDAAVVASAGHDVTVVDGSQLSFKITTPADLERARALVSPVAPAASRLDPPQPAARVGVGTDVHAVGGDGTLWLAGLEWPGEQPLSGHSDGDAVAHAIVDALLAAAGLGDIGTHFGTDRPEYAGAHADAFLARTRALLGEAGWAVGNVSVQVQARRPRFADRRAEAEQVLSAALGGAPVSVSATTTDGLGFTGTGEGVAAFAVAMIVPA; encoded by the coding sequence GTGGACATCACGCCCGTTCCCCGTGTCGCCGTCATCGTCGTCGCCGCCGGATCCGGCACCCGTCTGGGTGCCGCGGATCCGAAGGCGTTCGTCGGGATCGATGAGCACACCATCCTGCGTCACTGCCTCGAAGGCGTCTTCGCCGCGACCAGCGCGCAGGTGATCGTCGTCGCCCCTCCCGGACGGGAGGGCGACGCGCAGACCGATGCCCTGGAAGCATCCGGCGATCGTCGGGACCTGGTGCATGTGGTCACGGGCGGCGCCACGCGCCAAGCATCGGTGGCGGCAGGTCTGCACGCGGTGTGGCCCGATGTCGAGGTCGTGCTCGTGCACGACGCCGCCCGCGCGCTCACCCCGCCGGCGGTGTTCGAACGCGTCATCGTGGCGGTCGACGCGGGCGCCGCGGGAGTCATTCCGGTGCTGCCCGTCATCGACACCCTGAAGCGGGTCGACGGCGCGCGCATCGTCGCGGGCGTCGACCGTGCCGAGCTGGCTGCCGCACAGACCCCACAGGGGTTCCGTCGTGACGTGCTGGATGCCGCATACGCGGCTGCCGAGGAGGAGTTCACCGATGACGCGGCGGTCGTGGCATCCGCCGGTCACGACGTGACCGTCGTCGACGGGTCGCAGCTCAGCTTCAAGATCACCACTCCCGCTGACCTCGAGCGCGCCCGCGCGCTGGTGTCGCCCGTCGCACCGGCGGCGAGCCGTCTGGACCCGCCGCAGCCCGCTGCGCGCGTGGGGGTCGGCACCGACGTGCACGCGGTCGGCGGCGACGGCACGCTGTGGCTCGCCGGTCTGGAGTGGCCGGGGGAGCAGCCGCTGTCGGGTCACTCCGACGGGGATGCCGTCGCCCACGCGATCGTCGATGCACTGCTGGCCGCGGCCGGGCTCGGCGACATCGGCACGCACTTCGGCACCGACCGGCCCGAGTACGCCGGCGCGCACGCCGACGCGTTCCTCGCGCGCACCCGCGCGCTGCTCGGCGAGGCCGGCTGGGCCGTCGGCAACGTCTCGGTGCAGGTGCAGGCGCGCCGCCCCCGCTTCGCGGATCGGCGTGCCGAGGCGGAGCAGGTTCTCTCGGCCGCCCTCGGCGGGGCGCCGGTCTCGGTGTCGGCGACGACCACCGACGGACTGGGCTTCACCGGCACCGGCGAAGGCGTGGCCGCGTTCGCGGTCGCGATGATCGTCCCGGCCTGA
- a CDS encoding CarD family transcriptional regulator, translating to MLFEVGETVVYPHHGAATIIEVKERVIKGETKKYLKLNVTQGDLIIEVPAENVDLVGVRDVIGQEGLDRVFEVLRAPFTEEPTNWSRRYKANLEKLASGDVIKVSEVVRDLWRRDQDRGLSAGEKRMLAKARQILISELALAEKTDEERASVVLDEVLAS from the coding sequence ATGCTTTTTGAGGTTGGCGAGACGGTTGTCTACCCGCACCACGGGGCCGCAACGATCATCGAAGTCAAAGAACGGGTGATCAAGGGCGAGACGAAGAAGTATCTCAAGCTGAACGTCACGCAAGGCGATCTGATCATCGAGGTGCCGGCGGAGAACGTCGATCTGGTGGGCGTCCGTGACGTCATCGGCCAAGAGGGACTGGACCGCGTCTTCGAGGTGCTGCGTGCACCCTTCACCGAGGAGCCGACCAACTGGTCGCGCCGCTACAAGGCGAACCTCGAGAAGCTCGCGTCGGGCGACGTCATCAAGGTGAGCGAGGTCGTGCGCGACCTGTGGCGCCGTGACCAGGACCGCGGACTCTCTGCGGGTGAGAAGCGCATGCTCGCCAAGGCGCGCCAGATCCTCATCTCGGAGCTCGCGCTGGCGGAGAAGACCGACGAGGAGCGCGCGAGCGTCGTCCTCGACGAGGTGCTCGCCAGCTGA
- a CDS encoding response regulator transcription factor: MTRVLIVEDEPDLADPLAYLLRREGFDVEIAADGPTALRMFGANGADIILLDLMLPGMPGTEVCRQIRSTSTVPIIMLTAKDSEVDIVVGLELGADDYVTKPYSSRQLLARMRAVLRRSAPVDDHQDERVLTGGRVSLDIDRHAVSVDGTEISMPLKEFELLELLMRNAGRVLTRGQLIDRVWGSDYYGDTKTLDVHIKRIRSRIEENPSEPVMLVTVRGLGYRFEA; this comes from the coding sequence ATGACCCGCGTGCTGATCGTCGAGGACGAGCCGGATCTCGCCGACCCCCTGGCCTACCTGCTGCGGCGCGAGGGGTTCGACGTCGAGATCGCGGCGGACGGACCGACGGCGCTGCGGATGTTCGGCGCGAACGGTGCGGACATCATCCTGCTCGACCTCATGCTTCCGGGCATGCCGGGCACGGAGGTGTGCCGCCAGATCCGGTCGACCTCGACCGTGCCGATCATCATGCTGACGGCCAAGGACTCCGAAGTCGACATCGTCGTGGGGCTCGAGCTCGGCGCGGACGACTACGTCACGAAGCCGTACTCATCGCGCCAGCTGCTCGCCCGCATGCGTGCCGTGCTGCGGCGCAGCGCACCGGTCGACGATCACCAGGACGAGCGGGTGCTCACCGGCGGGCGGGTGTCGCTCGACATCGACCGTCACGCTGTGAGCGTCGACGGCACCGAGATCAGCATGCCGCTGAAGGAGTTCGAGCTGCTCGAACTGCTCATGCGCAACGCCGGCCGGGTGCTGACGCGCGGCCAGCTGATCGACCGGGTGTGGGGAAGCGACTACTACGGCGACACCAAGACGCTCGACGTGCACATCAAGCGCATCAGGTCGCGCATCGAGGAGAACCCGAGCGAACCGGTCATGCTCGTGACCGTTCGCGGACTGGGTTACCGCTTCGAAGCATGA
- a CDS encoding sensor histidine kinase, producing MDSTQLALLALLAGMLVGVSFALLIALALRARDRALAHDSSHLPDGLRAVLEGMEDPAAVVDASATVVAASGAAELFGMQEGAVLPSQALRALVRTARASERPATETLRLERDASIARTRLVTARAYPVTPRLVLLVVRDITERERVEEMRRDFVTNTSHELKTPVGAIMLLSEAIESAADDPEQVRTFAGRLHAEAQRLSRLTGRIMHLSRLQAADDLAEVRDVSIDQIVASAVEAHETQADAAGVELVRGGDRGLYVRGDAQILGEAVGNLIANAIAYSPAGSRVGVGVRGTDGVVEIAVTDRGIGIAESEQQRVFERFYRADQARSRQTGGTGLGLAIVKHAAHRHGGDVRLWSQPGQGSTFTIRLPRASGPDTDALRGDERPGKKKSRIKPSRATAAVPNGEPR from the coding sequence ATGGATTCGACGCAGCTGGCGCTGCTCGCCCTGCTTGCCGGCATGCTCGTGGGCGTCTCGTTCGCTCTGCTGATCGCGCTGGCGCTGCGCGCACGGGACCGAGCGCTGGCGCACGACTCGTCGCATCTGCCCGACGGCCTGCGTGCCGTGCTGGAGGGCATGGAGGATCCCGCGGCGGTCGTCGACGCCTCGGCGACCGTGGTCGCGGCATCGGGTGCCGCGGAGCTGTTCGGCATGCAGGAAGGCGCGGTGCTGCCCAGTCAGGCGCTGCGGGCCCTCGTCCGCACCGCCCGCGCGAGCGAGCGCCCCGCCACCGAGACCCTGCGGCTGGAGCGCGACGCCAGCATCGCGCGGACGCGCCTGGTGACCGCACGCGCGTACCCCGTCACGCCCCGGCTCGTGCTGCTGGTGGTGCGCGACATCACCGAGCGCGAGCGCGTGGAGGAGATGCGGCGGGATTTCGTGACCAACACCAGTCACGAGCTGAAGACGCCCGTCGGCGCGATCATGCTGCTGTCGGAGGCGATCGAGTCGGCCGCCGACGACCCGGAGCAGGTGCGTACCTTCGCCGGTCGTCTGCACGCGGAGGCGCAGCGACTCAGTCGGCTGACCGGGCGGATCATGCACCTCTCGCGCCTGCAGGCGGCCGATGACCTGGCAGAGGTGCGCGACGTCTCGATCGATCAGATCGTCGCGTCGGCGGTCGAGGCCCATGAGACGCAGGCGGATGCCGCGGGCGTGGAACTCGTGCGTGGCGGCGACCGCGGCCTGTACGTGCGCGGCGACGCGCAGATCCTCGGCGAAGCCGTCGGAAACCTCATCGCCAACGCCATCGCCTACTCCCCGGCGGGGTCCCGCGTGGGCGTCGGCGTCAGGGGCACGGACGGCGTGGTCGAGATCGCCGTCACCGACCGCGGGATCGGCATCGCCGAGAGCGAGCAGCAGCGGGTGTTCGAGCGGTTCTACCGCGCCGACCAGGCCCGCTCACGCCAGACCGGCGGCACCGGGCTGGGGCTCGCCATCGTCAAGCACGCCGCCCACCGCCACGGCGGGGACGTGCGCCTGTGGTCGCAGCCCGGACAGGGATCGACCTTCACGATCCGCCTTCCGCGCGCCAGTGGACCGGACACCGACGCCCTGCGCGGCGACGAACGGCCAGGCAAGAAGAAGTCCCGCATCAAGCCCAGCCGCGCCACCGCGGCGGTTCCGAACGGAGAGCCCCGATGA
- the phoU gene encoding phosphate signaling complex protein PhoU encodes MREVFHQSLEDVQGRLVEIAELVAVAIEKATRAFGTSDVGLAEEVIEADQIIDDKAIELDELAIQILARQQPVARDLRIVVAALRVSASLERMGDIAEHIAQLTRMRFPERAIPRGLKNTFTKMGELDVRVARLLTELLRTEDLSLVEQIRVAEDKLDDLHISVFEKVLGDNWQGEAAATVDATLASRYHERFADHAESVAKKVLYLATGDWSADPEMVLRAQLDA; translated from the coding sequence ATGCGCGAAGTGTTCCACCAGTCCCTCGAGGACGTGCAGGGCCGACTGGTCGAGATCGCCGAGCTCGTCGCGGTGGCCATCGAGAAGGCCACCCGCGCGTTCGGAACGAGCGACGTGGGACTGGCCGAAGAGGTCATCGAGGCCGACCAGATCATCGACGACAAGGCCATCGAGCTCGACGAGCTCGCGATCCAGATCCTCGCCCGTCAGCAGCCGGTCGCACGCGACCTGCGCATCGTCGTAGCGGCGCTGCGCGTCTCCGCCTCTCTCGAGCGCATGGGCGACATCGCCGAGCACATCGCCCAGCTCACCCGCATGCGCTTTCCCGAGCGGGCGATCCCGCGCGGTCTCAAGAACACGTTCACGAAGATGGGCGAGCTCGACGTGCGCGTAGCGCGGCTGCTCACCGAACTGCTGCGCACCGAGGATCTGTCGCTGGTCGAGCAGATCCGCGTCGCGGAGGACAAGCTCGACGACCTGCACATCTCGGTCTTCGAGAAGGTGCTCGGCGACAACTGGCAGGGCGAGGCGGCCGCGACAGTGGATGCCACCCTTGCGAGCCGCTACCACGAGCGTTTCGCCGACCACGCCGAGTCGGTGGCCAAGAAGGTGCTGTACCTCGCCACCGGCGACTGGTCGGCCGACCCCGAGATGGTGCTGCGCGCCCAGCTGGACGCCTGA